In one window of Bemisia tabaci chromosome 4, PGI_BMITA_v3 DNA:
- the LOC109033609 gene encoding uncharacterized protein: MSVAFAQRGRPPANPAQIQKMLDENSQLIQTIQEYQSKGKAQECVQYQQILHRNLVYLASIADANQNIQALLPPPQGIPGPGGPGGPGGPSPMGVPTGPGGHQPPGVHGPNTGPSINGDVQPSPQGPPVNSFPPQMNYRSPMPPSPQTMPQRPTATAGGPQQYRTGPQAYPQQPPQQNYPTSQYPPQNQVPPQQTYTPPIQNPPGQAQQGSYPAPNQPGSNYAQAQGPPGYGPQGQQGGYQPSTTSSYAPPPTQQPGGYGSYPPANPQQPGYTPGYPSQPYGAAQQPGQPQGGGYSNASYPSSYPGPQQGYTPPPTTQAQQPSNFNQQGQNYPAPGVSSPSSQNTAYSQTTMAPSASTQTYPSPAQTYPPSTTPSSSPAPSNFQPASANAQGAGYGPVSAQNYPPTQPQPQYPPQGYPQQGYPQSYPPGPGQPPYQQYPRPPGPPGPQAPVPPSQQNQYSGYVYQPPPQ, translated from the exons ATGTCCGTGGCTTTTGCACAAAGAGGCCGACCGCCTGCAAATCCGGCTCAAATTCAAAAG ATGTTGGATGAAAACAGTCAGCTTATACAAACTATACAAGAATATCAAAGCAAAGGAAAAGCTCAGGAATGCGTTCA gtaTCAACAAATCCTGCATAGAAACCTTGTGTATCTAGCGTCTATTGCTGATGCTAATCAAAATATCCAAGCTCTTCTACCG CCGCCTCAAGGTATTCCTGGTCCCGGCGGGCCGGGAGGTCCCGGTGGTCCAAGTCCAATGGGTGTTCCAACTGGTCCTGGTGGACATCAGCCTCCTGGTGTTCATGGACCAAACACAGGTCCTTCCATCAATGGCGATGTTCAGCCATCTCCTCAAGGACCTCCTGTCAACAGTTTCCCCCCGCAAATGAACTACCGATCTCCTATGCCACCCTCTCCTCAAACCATGCCTCAAC GTCCGACTGCCACTGCTGGTGGGCCTCAGCAATACCGCACAGGACCACAAGCGTACCCGCAGCAACCGCCTCAGCAAAATTATCCTACATCTCAGTATCCACCTCAGAATCAAGTTCCTCCTCAG CAAACTTACACTCCACCGATCCAAAATCCTCCTGGGCAGGCGCAGCAAGGCAGTTACCCAGCGCCAAATCAGCCGGGAAGCAACTATGCTCAGGCACAAGGTCCTCCAGGCTATGGACCACAAGGCCAACAGGGTGGTTATCAACCCTCGACCACCTCCTCTTACGCTCCACCCCCTACACAACAGCCCGGCGGATATGGCAGCTATCCTCCGGCTAACCCTCAACAGCCTGGTTACACACCTGGCTACCCCAGCCAACCGTATGGTGCAGCCCAACAACCGGGTCAGCCGCAGGGAGGCGGTTACAGTAACGCAAGCTATCCATCAAGCTATCCAGGCCCTCAGCAGGGATACACGCCGCCACCAACAACGCAAGCTCAACAGCCGTCGAACTTCAATCAGCAAG GTCAAAACTACCCCGCCCCAGGCGTTTCCTCACCATCGTCGCAAAACACTGCTTACTCGCAAACTACCATGGCTCCGTCAGCATCAACTCAAACGTACCCCAGTCCAGCACAAACGTACCCTCCGAGCACAACGCCATCCTCATCCCCCGCTCCATCGAACTTCCAGCCCGCTTCGGCCAATGCTCAGGGCGCCGGTTACGGTCCAGTCAGCGCACAAAACTACCCGCCCACCCAACCCCAGCCTCAGTATCCACCGCAGGGCTACCCTCAACAAGGTTATCCTCAGTCTTATCCGCCAGGACCTGGTCAGCCTCCTTACCAGCAGTACCCGCGACCACCAGGCCCACCTGGACCTCAGGCTCCTGTGCCACCTTCTCAACAAAATCAGTATTCAGGCTATGTCTACCAGCCTCCGCCTCAATAA